A genomic window from Zalophus californianus isolate mZalCal1 chromosome 13, mZalCal1.pri.v2, whole genome shotgun sequence includes:
- the PIGO gene encoding GPI ethanolamine phosphate transferase 3 isoform X5 — protein sequence MQKISVLLFLAWVCFLFYAGIALFTSGFLLTRLELTNHSSCQEPPGPGSLPWGSQGKPGACWMASRFSRLVLVLIDALRFDFAQPQPSHSPGEPPVSLPFLGKLNCLQRILEIQPHHARLYQSKADPPTTTMQRLKALTTGSLPTFIDAGSNFASHAIVEDNLIKQLASAGRRVVFMGDDTWKDLFPGAFSQAFFFPSFNVRDLHTVDNGILEHLYPTMDSGEWDMLIAHFLGVDHCGHKYGPHHPEMAKKLSQMDQVIQGLVERLENDTLLVVIGDHGMTMTGDHGGDSELEISAALFLYSPKALFPGAPPEEPEIVPQISLVPTLALLLGLPIPFGNIGEVMAELFSEVEDSQSHSSALAQASALHLNAQQVSRFLHTYSAAAQDLQVKELHRLQTLFNKASADYQRLLQRPQGPEAALQTVITELQQFLRGVRAMCIQSWARFSLGRMAGGAALMAAACFLCLLVSQWATSPGFCFRPLLTLMACGLAGTIVCAGLLTTTGLKLDPVVLGAMAAAGSLLPFLWKAWAGWGSRRPLVALLPIPGPVLLFLLIRFAAFFSDSFVVAEARATPFLLGSLILLLIAQLHWEGKLLPPKLLTIPRLCFSASTGPPRHNGTHALGLGVGLLLCIRLAGLFHRCPEETPACHSSPWLSPLASMVGGRAKNLWYGACVGALVALLAAVRLWLRRYSNLKSPEPSVLFVRWGLPLMALGTAAYWALASGADEAPPRLRALVAGASVVLPRAVAGLAASGLMLLLWRPVTVLVKATTGAPRTRTVLTPFSGPPTSRADLDYVVPQIYRHMQEEFRGRLERTKSQGPLTVAACHLGSVYSAAMVTALTLLAFPLLLLHAERISLVFLLLFLQSFLLLHLLAAGIPITTPGPFTVPWQAVSAWALMATQTFYSMGHQPVFPAIHWHAAFVGFPEGHGSSTWLPALLVGANTFASHLLFADSGLCLGSLHPPQASHGLEGVCPQVHF from the exons ATGCAGAAGATCTCGGTGCTGCTCTTCCTGGCCTGGGTCTGCTTCCTCTTCTACGCTGGCATTGCTCTCTTCACCAGTGGCTTCCTGCTCACCCGTTTGGAACTCACCAATCATAGCAGCTGCCAAGAGCCCCCAGGCCCTGGGTCCCTGCCATGGGGGAGCCAAGGGAAGCCTGGGGCCTGCTGGATGGCTTCTCGATTCTCTCGGCTTGTGCTGGTACTGATAGATGCTCTGCGATTTGACTTTGCTCAGCCCCAGCCCTCACACAGTCCTGGAGAGCCGCctgtctctctgcccttcctgggCAAACTGAACTGCTTGCAAAGGATCCTGGAGATTCAGCCCCACCATGCCCGGCTCTACCAGTCTAAGGCtgatccccccaccaccaccatgcaGCGCCTCAAGGCCCTCACCACAGGCTCACTGCCTACCTTCATCGATGCCGGCAGTAACTTTGCTAGCCATGCCATAGTGGAAGACAACCTCATTAAGCAACTCGCCAGTGCAG GAAGGCGTGTGGTCTTCATGGGAGATGATACCTGGAAAGATCTTTTTCCTGGAGCTTTCTCCCAAGCTTTCTTCTTCCCATCCTTCAATGTCAGAGACCTGCACACAGTGGACAATGGCATCCTGGAACACCTCTATCCAACCA TGGACAGTGGTGAATGGGATATGCTGATTGCTCACTTCTTGGGCGTGGATCACTGTGGCCACAAGTATGGCCCTCATCACCCTGAAATGGCCAAGAAACTTAGCCAAATGGACCAGGTGATCCA GGGACTTGTGGAGCGTCTGGAAAATGACACACTGCTGGTCGTGATTGGGGACCATGGGATGACCATGACTGGGGACCATGGAGGAGACAGTGAGCTGGAGATCTCGGCTGCACTTTTTCTCTACAGTCCCAAAGCCCTCTTTCCTGGTGCCCCACCAGAG GAGCCAGAGATAGTTCCTCAAATCAGCCTTGTGCCTACGCTGGCCCTGCTGCTGGGCCTGCCCATTCCATTTGGGAACATCGGGGAGGTAATGGCTGAGCTGTTCTCAGAGGTTGAAGACTCCCAGTCTCACTCCTCTGCTCTGGCCCAAGCCTCGGCTCTCCATCTCAATGCCCAGCAG GTATCCCGATTTCTTCACACCTACTCAGCTGCTGCTCAGGACCTTCAAGTTAAGGAGCTTCATCGGCTGCAGACCCTTTTCAACAAGGCCTCTGCTGACTACCAGCGGCTCCTGCAGAGGCCCCAGGGGCCTGAGGCAGCACTGCAGACTGTGATTACTGAGCTGCAGCAGTTCCTGCGGGGAGTTCGGGCCATGTGCATTCAGTCTTGGGCTCGTTTCTCTCTGGGTCGCATGGCAGGGGGTGCTGCTCTCATGGCTGCTGCCTGCTTTCTTTGCCTGCTGGTATCCCAGTGGGCAACATCCCCAGGCTTCTGCTTCCGCCCCCTCCTAACACTCATGGCCTGTGGTCTGGCTGGTACCATAGTGTGTGCTGGACTCTTGACAACTACTGGGCTGAAGCTGGATCCAGTGGTTCTAGGGGCCATGGCTGCAGCGGGCTCACTCCTGCCTTTTCTGTGGAAAGCCTGGGCGGGCTGGGGGTCCAGGAGGCCCCTGGTAGCCCTGCTTCCCATCCCTGGGCCTGTCCTGTTATTTCTGCTCATTCGCTTTGCTGCTTTCTTCTCTGATAGCTTTGTTGTAGCTGAGGCCAGGGCCACCCCCTTCCTTTTGGGCTCACTCATCCTGCTCCTGATTGCCCAGCTTCACTGGGAGGGCAAGCTGCTGCCACCTAAGCTGCTCACAATACCCCGCCTTTGCTTTTCGGCCTCGACAGGCCCACCGCGGCACAATGGCACACATGCTTTGGGACTTGGAGTCGGGTTGCTTTTATGTATAAGGCTAGCTGGGCTTTTTCATCGCTGCCCTGAAGAGACACCTGCTTGCCATTCCTCTCCCTGGCTGAGTCCCTTGGCATCCATGGTGGGTGGTCGAGCCAAGAATCTGTGGTATGGCGCTTGTGTGGGGGCTTTGGTAGCCCTATTAGCTGCCGTGCGCCTGTGGCTTCGCCGCTATAGTAATCTCAAGAGCCCTGAGCCCTCTGTGCTCTTTGTGCGCTGGGGGCTGCCCTTAATGGCACTGGGCACTGCTGCCTACTGGGCACTGGCATCGGGGGCAGATGAAGCACCCCCACGTCTCAGGGCCTTGGTTGCTGGGGCATCTGTTGTGCTGCCTAGGGCTGTGGCAGGCTTGGCTGCTTCAGGGCTCATGCTGCTGCTCTGGAGGCCCGTGACTGTGCTGGTGAAGGCTACGACAGGTGCCCCAAGGACCAGGACTGTCCTCACTCCCTTCTCAGGGCCCCCCACTTCTCGGGCTGACCTGGATTATGTGGTACCTCAAATCTACCGACACATGCAGGAAGAGTTCCGGGGCCGTCTAGAGAGGACCAAATCCCAAGGCCCCCTGACTGTGGCGGCCTGTCACCTGGGGAGTGTCTACTCAGCTGCTATGGTCACGGCTCTCACTCTCTTGGCCTTCCCACTTCTGCTATTGCACGCAGAGCGCATTAGCCTTGTGTTCCTGCTTCTGTTTCTGCAGAGCTTCCTTCTCCTGCATCTGCTTGCTGCTGGGATACCCATCACTACCCCTG GTCCTTTTACTGTGCCATGGCAGGCAGTCTCTGCTTGGGCCCTCATGGCCACGCAGACCTTCTACTCCATGGGCCACCAGCCTGTCTTTCCAGCCATTCATTGGCACGCAGCCTTCGTGGGATTCCCAGAGGGTCATGGCTCCTCCACCTGGCTGCCTGCTCTGCTGGTGGGAGCCAACACCTTTGCCTCCCATCTCCTCTTTGCAG ATTCTGGCCTGTGCCTTGGCAGCCTCCATCCTCCGCAGGCATCTCATGGTCTGGAAGGTGTTTGCCCCCAA GTTCATTTTTGA
- the PIGO gene encoding GPI ethanolamine phosphate transferase 3 isoform X4, whose amino-acid sequence MQKISVLLFLAWVCFLFYAGIALFTSGFLLTRLELTNHSSCQEPPGPGSLPWGSQGKPGACWMASRFSRLVLVLIDALRFDFAQPQPSHSPGEPPVSLPFLGKLNCLQRILEIQPHHARLYQSKADPPTTTMQRLKALTTGSLPTFIDAGSNFASHAIVEDNLIKQLASAGRRVVFMGDDTWKDLFPGAFSQAFFFPSFNVRDLHTVDNGILEHLYPTMDSGEWDMLIAHFLGVDHCGHKYGPHHPEMAKKLSQMDQVIQGLVERLENDTLLVVIGDHGMTMTGDHGGDSELEISAALFLYSPKALFPGAPPEVSRFLHTYSAAAQDLQVKELHRLQTLFNKASADYQRLLQRPQGPEAALQTVITELQQFLRGVRAMCIQSWARFSLGRMAGGAALMAAACFLCLLVSQWATSPGFCFRPLLTLMACGLAGTIVCAGLLTTTGLKLDPVVLGAMAAAGSLLPFLWKAWAGWGSRRPLVALLPIPGPVLLFLLIRFAAFFSDSFVVAEARATPFLLGSLILLLIAQLHWEGKLLPPKLLTIPRLCFSASTGPPRHNGTHALGLGVGLLLCIRLAGLFHRCPEETPACHSSPWLSPLASMVGGRAKNLWYGACVGALVALLAAVRLWLRRYSNLKSPEPSVLFVRWGLPLMALGTAAYWALASGADEAPPRLRALVAGASVVLPRAVAGLAASGLMLLLWRPVTVLVKATTGAPRTRTVLTPFSGPPTSRADLDYVVPQIYRHMQEEFRGRLERTKSQGPLTVAACHLGSVYSAAMVTALTLLAFPLLLLHAERISLVFLLLFLQSFLLLHLLAAGIPITTPGPFTVPWQAVSAWALMATQTFYSMGHQPVFPAIHWHAAFVGFPEGHGSSTWLPALLVGANTFASHLLFAVGCPLLLLWPFLCENQGPRKRWQPLGRNEAEARVRPEEEEEPLMEMRLRDAPHHFNAALLQLSLKYLFVLGIQILACALAASILRRHLMVWKVFAPKFIFEAMGFIVSSVGLFLGIALVMRVDGAVSSWFRQLVLAQQR is encoded by the exons ATGCAGAAGATCTCGGTGCTGCTCTTCCTGGCCTGGGTCTGCTTCCTCTTCTACGCTGGCATTGCTCTCTTCACCAGTGGCTTCCTGCTCACCCGTTTGGAACTCACCAATCATAGCAGCTGCCAAGAGCCCCCAGGCCCTGGGTCCCTGCCATGGGGGAGCCAAGGGAAGCCTGGGGCCTGCTGGATGGCTTCTCGATTCTCTCGGCTTGTGCTGGTACTGATAGATGCTCTGCGATTTGACTTTGCTCAGCCCCAGCCCTCACACAGTCCTGGAGAGCCGCctgtctctctgcccttcctgggCAAACTGAACTGCTTGCAAAGGATCCTGGAGATTCAGCCCCACCATGCCCGGCTCTACCAGTCTAAGGCtgatccccccaccaccaccatgcaGCGCCTCAAGGCCCTCACCACAGGCTCACTGCCTACCTTCATCGATGCCGGCAGTAACTTTGCTAGCCATGCCATAGTGGAAGACAACCTCATTAAGCAACTCGCCAGTGCAG GAAGGCGTGTGGTCTTCATGGGAGATGATACCTGGAAAGATCTTTTTCCTGGAGCTTTCTCCCAAGCTTTCTTCTTCCCATCCTTCAATGTCAGAGACCTGCACACAGTGGACAATGGCATCCTGGAACACCTCTATCCAACCA TGGACAGTGGTGAATGGGATATGCTGATTGCTCACTTCTTGGGCGTGGATCACTGTGGCCACAAGTATGGCCCTCATCACCCTGAAATGGCCAAGAAACTTAGCCAAATGGACCAGGTGATCCA GGGACTTGTGGAGCGTCTGGAAAATGACACACTGCTGGTCGTGATTGGGGACCATGGGATGACCATGACTGGGGACCATGGAGGAGACAGTGAGCTGGAGATCTCGGCTGCACTTTTTCTCTACAGTCCCAAAGCCCTCTTTCCTGGTGCCCCACCAGAG GTATCCCGATTTCTTCACACCTACTCAGCTGCTGCTCAGGACCTTCAAGTTAAGGAGCTTCATCGGCTGCAGACCCTTTTCAACAAGGCCTCTGCTGACTACCAGCGGCTCCTGCAGAGGCCCCAGGGGCCTGAGGCAGCACTGCAGACTGTGATTACTGAGCTGCAGCAGTTCCTGCGGGGAGTTCGGGCCATGTGCATTCAGTCTTGGGCTCGTTTCTCTCTGGGTCGCATGGCAGGGGGTGCTGCTCTCATGGCTGCTGCCTGCTTTCTTTGCCTGCTGGTATCCCAGTGGGCAACATCCCCAGGCTTCTGCTTCCGCCCCCTCCTAACACTCATGGCCTGTGGTCTGGCTGGTACCATAGTGTGTGCTGGACTCTTGACAACTACTGGGCTGAAGCTGGATCCAGTGGTTCTAGGGGCCATGGCTGCAGCGGGCTCACTCCTGCCTTTTCTGTGGAAAGCCTGGGCGGGCTGGGGGTCCAGGAGGCCCCTGGTAGCCCTGCTTCCCATCCCTGGGCCTGTCCTGTTATTTCTGCTCATTCGCTTTGCTGCTTTCTTCTCTGATAGCTTTGTTGTAGCTGAGGCCAGGGCCACCCCCTTCCTTTTGGGCTCACTCATCCTGCTCCTGATTGCCCAGCTTCACTGGGAGGGCAAGCTGCTGCCACCTAAGCTGCTCACAATACCCCGCCTTTGCTTTTCGGCCTCGACAGGCCCACCGCGGCACAATGGCACACATGCTTTGGGACTTGGAGTCGGGTTGCTTTTATGTATAAGGCTAGCTGGGCTTTTTCATCGCTGCCCTGAAGAGACACCTGCTTGCCATTCCTCTCCCTGGCTGAGTCCCTTGGCATCCATGGTGGGTGGTCGAGCCAAGAATCTGTGGTATGGCGCTTGTGTGGGGGCTTTGGTAGCCCTATTAGCTGCCGTGCGCCTGTGGCTTCGCCGCTATAGTAATCTCAAGAGCCCTGAGCCCTCTGTGCTCTTTGTGCGCTGGGGGCTGCCCTTAATGGCACTGGGCACTGCTGCCTACTGGGCACTGGCATCGGGGGCAGATGAAGCACCCCCACGTCTCAGGGCCTTGGTTGCTGGGGCATCTGTTGTGCTGCCTAGGGCTGTGGCAGGCTTGGCTGCTTCAGGGCTCATGCTGCTGCTCTGGAGGCCCGTGACTGTGCTGGTGAAGGCTACGACAGGTGCCCCAAGGACCAGGACTGTCCTCACTCCCTTCTCAGGGCCCCCCACTTCTCGGGCTGACCTGGATTATGTGGTACCTCAAATCTACCGACACATGCAGGAAGAGTTCCGGGGCCGTCTAGAGAGGACCAAATCCCAAGGCCCCCTGACTGTGGCGGCCTGTCACCTGGGGAGTGTCTACTCAGCTGCTATGGTCACGGCTCTCACTCTCTTGGCCTTCCCACTTCTGCTATTGCACGCAGAGCGCATTAGCCTTGTGTTCCTGCTTCTGTTTCTGCAGAGCTTCCTTCTCCTGCATCTGCTTGCTGCTGGGATACCCATCACTACCCCTG GTCCTTTTACTGTGCCATGGCAGGCAGTCTCTGCTTGGGCCCTCATGGCCACGCAGACCTTCTACTCCATGGGCCACCAGCCTGTCTTTCCAGCCATTCATTGGCACGCAGCCTTCGTGGGATTCCCAGAGGGTCATGGCTCCTCCACCTGGCTGCCTGCTCTGCTGGTGGGAGCCAACACCTTTGCCTCCCATCTCCTCTTTGCAG TAGGTTGCCCATTGCTTCTGCTCTGGCCCTTCCTCTGTGAGAATCAAGGGCCCCGGAAGAGGTGGCAGCCCCTAGGGAGGAATGAAGCTGAAGCCAGAGTCaggcctgaggaggaggaggagccactGATGGAGATGCGGCTCCGGGATGCACCTCATCACTTCAATGCAGCGCTGCTGCAGCTGAGCCTCAAGTACCTCTTTGTCCTTGGTATTCAG ATTCTGGCCTGTGCCTTGGCAGCCTCCATCCTCCGCAGGCATCTCATGGTCTGGAAGGTGTTTGCCCCCAA GTTCATTTTTGAAGCCATGGGCTTTATTGTGAGCAGCGTGGGACTTTTCCTGGGCATAGCTTTGGTGATGCGAGTGGATGGTGCTGTGAGCTCCTGGTTCAGGCAGCTAGTTCTGGCCCAGCAGAGGTAG